Proteins co-encoded in one Dasypus novemcinctus isolate mDasNov1 chromosome 18, mDasNov1.1.hap2, whole genome shotgun sequence genomic window:
- the NTN5 gene encoding netrin-5, whose amino-acid sequence MPVTFALLFLLSQAAADPCYDPGGRPRFCLPPVTQLAGVAATCPQACPLPAGAAPSPSCNGSLALALGGPFLLTSVSLRFCAPGPPALVLSAAWATAGSWRPLWRRPAWPGALGGPERVTFRAPPGPGASMVASHLRVEFGGRAGPAAASVRGRCQCHGHAARCAARARPPRCRCRHHTTGPGCESCRPSHHDWPWRPATPRHPHPCLPCSCNQHTRRCRFNAELFRLSGGRSGGVCERCRHHTAGRHCHYCQPGFWRDPSQPITSRKACRACQCHPIGATGGTCNQTSGQCSCKLGVTGLRCNRCGPGYQQSRSPRMPCQQIPEATTTLATTPGAYSSDPQCQNYCNVSDTRVHMSLRRYCQQDYVLRAQVLASDVAGPEWQRLAVRVLAVYKQRARPLRRGGQDAWVPRADLACGCLRLRPGADYLLLGSAAGGPDPARLVFDRHGLALPWRPRWARPLRRLQQEERVGGCRGLRPPTPRPGPEQASGRERP is encoded by the exons ATGCCTGTGACCTTTGCCCTCCTGTTCCTCCTGAGTCAGGCTGCCGCGGACCCCTGCTACGACCCAGGGGGCCGCCCCCGCTTCTGCCTCCCACCCGTGACCCAGCTGGCCGGGGTGGCGGCCACCTGCCCCCAGGCTTGCCCCCTGCCCGCGGGggcggcccccagcccctcctgcaacggcagcctggccctggccctgggcgGCCCCTTCCTCCTGACGTCCGTCAGCCTGCGCTTCTGCGCCCCAGGACCCCCAGCCCTGGTGCTGTCAGCGGCCTGGGCCACTGCGGGTTCCTGGCGGCCACTGTGGAGGAGGCCCGCCTGGCCGGGGGCCTTGGGAGGCCCCGAGCGGGTGACCTTCCGGGCCCccccggggcctggggccagCATGGTGGCCAGCCACCTCCGCGTGGAGTTCGGGGGACGGGCCGGGCCGGCAGCGGCCAGCGTGAGAGGACGCTGCCAGTGCCATGGCCACGCCGCCCGCTGCGCCGCCCGCGCCCGGCCCCCCCGCTGCCGCTGCCGCCACCACACCACCGGCCCAGGCTGCGAGAGCTGCCGCCCGTCCCACCACGACTGGCCTTGGCGACCGGCCACGCCTCGGCACCCCCACCCTTGCCTGC CCTGCTCCTGCAACCAGCACACCCGACGCTGCCGCTTCAACGCTGAGCTGTTCAGGCTGTCAGGCGGCCGCAGTGGAGGTGTCTGCGAGCGGTGCCGCCACCACACAGCCGGGCGGCACTGTCACTACTGCCAGCCTGGGTTCTGGAGGGACCCCAGCCAGCCTATCACCAGCCGCAAGGCCTGCAGGG CCTGCCAGTGCCACCCTATTGGGGCAACAGGTGGAACCTGCAACCAGACAAGCGGGCAGTGCTCCTGCAAGTTGGGGGTCACGGGCCTCAGGTGCAACCGCTGCGGTCCTGGCTACCAGCAGAGCCGCTCCCCCAGGATGCCCTGCCAGC AAATTCCAGAGGCAACCACCACTCTGGCAACAACCCCTGGTGCATACAGCTCTG ACCCTCAGTGTCAAAACTACTGCAATGTGTCGGACACCAGGGTGCACATGAGCCTTCGGAGGTACTGCCAGCAGGACTACG TCCTCCGCGCGCAGGTGCTGGCGTCCGACGTGGCGGGCCCGGAGTGGCAGCGGCTGGCCGTGCGCGTGCTGGCGGTGTACAAGCAGCGGGCGCGGCCCTTGCGTCGCGGCGGCCAGGACGCCTGGGTGCCCCGCGCCGACCTGGCGTGCGGCTGCCTGCGCCTGCGGCCCGGTGCCGACTACCTGCTCCTGGGCAGCGCGGCCGGCGGCCCCGACCCCGCGCGCCTGGTCTTCGACCGCCACGGCCTCGCGCTGCCCTGGAGGCCGCGCTGGGCCCGGCCGCTACGGCGGCTGCAGCAGGAGGAGCGCGTCGGCGGCTGCCGCGGCCTGCGGCCTCCGACCCCGCGCCCCGGGCCGGAGCAGGCGAGCGGGCGGGAGCGGCCTTGA
- the LOC101422926 gene encoding galactoside alpha-(1,2)-fucosyltransferase 2-like isoform X1: MSSAGVGVHRQPWETCRRGAVGLEMLRGLRAARPSFSSLFFLSVIFAVSVVFHCHQRLALVPSPWGYPAHVVLVPSHLPQEGAWTVRAQGRLGNQMGEYATLYALAKANGRPAFIPAQLHSTLAPIFRITLPVLHADVASRIPWKNYHLNDWMEEEYRHIPGKYVRLTGYPCSWTFYHHLRDEILREFSLHEHVRAEAQAFLRGLRVNGGRPGAFVGVHVRRGDYVHVMPKVWRGVVADQGYLRQALGWFRARYGSPVFVVSSDDMAWCRENIDASRGDVAFAGSGRQGSPARDLALLTQCNHTVLTIGTFGFWAAYLAGGDAVYLANFTPPGSPFHRVFKPEAAFLPGWVGIAADLGPA; encoded by the exons ATGAGCTCCGCTGGGGTTGGGGTTCACCGCCAGCCCTGGGAGACGTGCCGACGGGGAGCCGTGGGTCTGGAGA TGCTCCGGGGCCTCCGGGCCGCCCGCCCTTCCTTCTCcagcctcttcttcctctccGTCATCTTCGCGGTGTCTGTCGTCTTCCACTGCCACCAGCGCCTGGCCCTGGTGCCGTCCCCCTGGGGCTACCCGGCCCACGTGGTGCTGGTCCCCAGCCACCTGCCCCAAGAGGGCGCGTGGACGGTGAGGGCGCAGGGCCGCCTGGGCAACCAGATGGGCGAGTACGCCACGCTGTACGCGCTGGCCAAGGCCAACGGGCGGCCCGCCTTCATCCCCGCGCAGCTGCACAGCACCCTGGCGCCCATCTTCAGGATCACCCTCCCCGTCCTGCACGCCGACGTGGCCAGCAGGATCCCCTGGAAGAACTACCACCTGAACGACTGGATGGAGGAGGAGTACCGCCACATCCCGGGCAAGTACGTCCGCCTCACGGGCTACCCCTGCTCCTGGACCTTCTACCACCACCTGCGCGACGAGATCCTGCGGGAGTTCAGCCTGCACGAGCACGTGCGCGCGGAGGCCCAGGCCTTCCTGCGGGGCCTGCGGGTGAACGGGGGCCGGCCGGGCGCCTTCGTGGGGGTGCACGTGCGCCGGGGGGACTACGTCCACGTCATGCCCAAGGTGTGGAGGGGCGTGGTGGCCGACCAGGGCTACCTgcgccaggccctgggctggttCCGGGCCCGCTACGGCTCCCCGGTCTTCGTGGTCAGCAGCGACGACATGGCCTGGTGTCGCGAGAACATCGACGCCTCCCGCGGCGACGTGGCCTTCGCCGGCAGCGGCCGTCAAGGCTCGCCGGCCAGGGACCTGGCGCTGCTCACGCAGTGCAACCACACCGTCCTGACCATCGGCACCTTCGGCTTCTGGGCCGCCTACCTGGCCGGCGGGGACGCCGTCTACCTGGCCAACTTCACCCCGCCCGGCTCCCCCTTCCACAGGGTCTTTAAGCCCGAGGCGGCCTTCCTGCCCGGGTGGGTGGGCATCGCCGCCGACCTGGGGCCGGCCTGA
- the LOC101422926 gene encoding galactoside alpha-(1,2)-fucosyltransferase 2-like isoform X2 has protein sequence MHGCSHKVLRGLRAARPSFSSLFFLSVIFAVSVVFHCHQRLALVPSPWGYPAHVVLVPSHLPQEGAWTVRAQGRLGNQMGEYATLYALAKANGRPAFIPAQLHSTLAPIFRITLPVLHADVASRIPWKNYHLNDWMEEEYRHIPGKYVRLTGYPCSWTFYHHLRDEILREFSLHEHVRAEAQAFLRGLRVNGGRPGAFVGVHVRRGDYVHVMPKVWRGVVADQGYLRQALGWFRARYGSPVFVVSSDDMAWCRENIDASRGDVAFAGSGRQGSPARDLALLTQCNHTVLTIGTFGFWAAYLAGGDAVYLANFTPPGSPFHRVFKPEAAFLPGWVGIAADLGPA, from the exons ATGCATGGGTGCTCACACAAGG TGCTCCGGGGCCTCCGGGCCGCCCGCCCTTCCTTCTCcagcctcttcttcctctccGTCATCTTCGCGGTGTCTGTCGTCTTCCACTGCCACCAGCGCCTGGCCCTGGTGCCGTCCCCCTGGGGCTACCCGGCCCACGTGGTGCTGGTCCCCAGCCACCTGCCCCAAGAGGGCGCGTGGACGGTGAGGGCGCAGGGCCGCCTGGGCAACCAGATGGGCGAGTACGCCACGCTGTACGCGCTGGCCAAGGCCAACGGGCGGCCCGCCTTCATCCCCGCGCAGCTGCACAGCACCCTGGCGCCCATCTTCAGGATCACCCTCCCCGTCCTGCACGCCGACGTGGCCAGCAGGATCCCCTGGAAGAACTACCACCTGAACGACTGGATGGAGGAGGAGTACCGCCACATCCCGGGCAAGTACGTCCGCCTCACGGGCTACCCCTGCTCCTGGACCTTCTACCACCACCTGCGCGACGAGATCCTGCGGGAGTTCAGCCTGCACGAGCACGTGCGCGCGGAGGCCCAGGCCTTCCTGCGGGGCCTGCGGGTGAACGGGGGCCGGCCGGGCGCCTTCGTGGGGGTGCACGTGCGCCGGGGGGACTACGTCCACGTCATGCCCAAGGTGTGGAGGGGCGTGGTGGCCGACCAGGGCTACCTgcgccaggccctgggctggttCCGGGCCCGCTACGGCTCCCCGGTCTTCGTGGTCAGCAGCGACGACATGGCCTGGTGTCGCGAGAACATCGACGCCTCCCGCGGCGACGTGGCCTTCGCCGGCAGCGGCCGTCAAGGCTCGCCGGCCAGGGACCTGGCGCTGCTCACGCAGTGCAACCACACCGTCCTGACCATCGGCACCTTCGGCTTCTGGGCCGCCTACCTGGCCGGCGGGGACGCCGTCTACCTGGCCAACTTCACCCCGCCCGGCTCCCCCTTCCACAGGGTCTTTAAGCCCGAGGCGGCCTTCCTGCCCGGGTGGGTGGGCATCGCCGCCGACCTGGGGCCGGCCTGA